Proteins from a genomic interval of Rosa chinensis cultivar Old Blush chromosome 2, RchiOBHm-V2, whole genome shotgun sequence:
- the LOC112184225 gene encoding uncharacterized protein LOC112184225, whose amino-acid sequence MLTKLGFDSKWIAIVMSCVQSVSYAILVNEEQTTEITPTCGIRQGDPLSPYLFILCAEGLSALLSQVIVWFYHSFLFGEATVQECLHVRAILDIYAKASGQRVNFQKSSVVFSKNVPIDLQNELATILEVQCVEEHDRYLGLPLTVGKSKTAKFLYIKEKLTKRLVNWKAKLLSSAGKEILIKAMAQTMPLYAMNCYLLPKGLCDDIHQLCASFFWGDTDAKKRIHWCSWEKLCLTKQE is encoded by the exons ATGTTGACTAAACTGGGTTTTGATTCCAAATGGATTGCCATTGTTATGAGTTGTGTCCAATCTGTCTCTTATGCTATTCTTGTCAATGAGGAACAGACCACGGAGATTACTCCAACTTGTGGTATCAGGCAGGGTGATCCTTTATCACCATATCTATTTATTCTATGTGCAGAGGGTTTGTCAGCATTGTTATCTCAGGTGATAGTCTGGTTTTATCACAG CTTCTTATTTGGTGAGGCAACTGTGCAAGAATGCCTTCATGTGCGGGCAATCCTTGATATTTATGCAAAAGCTTCTGGACAAAGGGTCAATTTTCAAAAAAGTAGTGTGGTATTTAGTAAAAATGTCCCTATAGATTTGCAGAATGAGTTGGCTACTATTCTTGAGGTGCAGTGTGTGGAGGAGCATGATCGTTATTTGGGCTTGCCCTTGACAGTAGGTAAATCAAAAACAGCTAAATTCTTGTACATTAAGGAGAAGCTGACCAAAAGGTTGGTGAATTGGAAGGCTAAACTTCTAAGCAGTGCGGGTAAAGAGATCCTCATAAAAGCCATGGCTCAGACCATGCCGTTGTATGCTATGAATTGCTACTTGTTACCAAAAGGGTTGTGCGATGATATTCATCAACTCTGTGCGTCTTTCTTTTGGGGAGACACTGATGCTAAAAAGAGGATTCATTGGTGTAGCTGGGAAAAATTGTGCCTCACCAAGCAAGAATGA
- the LOC112187011 gene encoding probable long-chain-alcohol O-fatty-acyltransferase 5, translating into MEDELKNFIKVWITTILCLSYCHYIVSRLIPKGLLRLISLLPVFYFFITTPLTLHSFHLCGPTTFFLVWLGIFKLLLFSFNLGPLSPPPASLFHFISIACLPIKIKPPNHKTTQKPSNPIGQSVTQWLPNKSIVVAVKALLLGMIIHTYEYRPHLHPYVILALYCCHMYLALELILVLSATPARALFRFELEPQSNEPYLSTSLQDFWGRRWNLMVTNILRPTVYDPTRRVCARVFGKRWARLPAVMATFAVSGLMHEVIYYYLTRVQPTWEVTWFFVLHGACVVVEVEVKKAVTGRWRLHPVVSRPLTLVFLAVTGNWLFFPQLLRNGVDAKAIGEYAIMVDFVKANLPHLSYWPNKT; encoded by the coding sequence ATGGAGGATGAGCTCAAGAACTTCATCAAGGTATGGATCACAACCATCTTATGTCTATCTTATTGCCATTACATAGTCTCCAGATTAATCCCTAAGGGCCTGCTTAGGCTCATTTCTCTCCTCCCTGTCTTCTACTTCTTCATCACCACCCCCCTAACTCTCCATTCCTTCCATCTCTGTGGACCCACAACCTTCTTCCTAGTCTGGCTTGGCATCTTCAAGctcctcctcttctcctttaACCTTGGCCCTCTATCACCACCCCCAGCGTCACTCTTCCATTTCATCTCCATAGCTTGCCTCCCCATCAAAATCAAACCCCCAAATCACAAAACTACCCAAAAACCCAGTAACCCAATTGGTCAAAGTGTCACACAGTGGCTGCCAAACAAGTCAATTGTGGTGGCTGTGAAGGCATTGCTTTTGGGTATGATCATTCATACCTACGAGTACAGACCACATTTGCACCCTTATGTGATCTTAGCCTTGTACTGTTGCCACATGTACCTGGCTCTAGAATTAATCCTGGTCCTGAGCGCGACTCCGGCTCGGGCTCTTTTCAGATTTGAGCTCGAGCCGCAGTCCAACGAGCCTTACCTCTCCACTTCGCTTCAAGACTTTTGGGGCCGTCGATGGAATCTAATGGTCACGAACATCCTGCGCCCAACGGTGTACGATCCCACCCGGCGCGTGTGTGCGCGTGTATTTGGGAAACGGTGGGCAAGGCTGCCGGCTGTGATGGCCACCTTTGCGGTGTCCGGGTTAATGCACGAGGTTATTTATTATTATCTCACCCGCGTGCAGCCCACGTGGGAAGTGACGTGGTTTTTTGTGCTACATGGGGCTTGCGTGGTGGTTGAGGTGGAGGTCAAGAAGGCGGTTACTGGCAGGTGGAGGTTGCACCCGGTGGTTTCGCGGCCGTTGACGTTGGTGTTCTTGGCTGTGACCGGCAACTGGCTGTTCTTTCCTCAGTTGCTCAGGAATGGTGTTGATGCAAAAGCTATAGGAGAGTATGCAATTATGGTGGATTTTGTCAAGGCTAACTTGCCTCATTTAAGTTATTGGCCCAACAAAACCTGA
- the LOC112187009 gene encoding aldehyde dehydrogenase family 3 member H1 isoform X2: MKGLCIELLHNSRLVGTGSARAFSYRFQRKNHQAFLSFPKLVVSSASFSQKCFATVAPVVAEVEEKETFDSETAGLLVKELRKSFNSGRTKSYEWRMLQLSNIARMLDEKEKDIIEALYKDLSKPELEAFISEISTAKSSCKEALEGLKQWMVPQKVKTSISTYPSSAEIVSEPLGVVLVISTWNFPFLLSIDPIIGAISAGNAVVLKPSEIAPATSSLLVQLVEEYLDSSAVKVVEGAIPETTALLEQRWDKILYTGSAKVGRIVMAAAAKHLTPVILELGGKSPAVVDSDVDLQVAVRRIIAGKWACNNGQACIGVDYIITTKDFAPKLIEALKNELEQFFGKDPMNSRDISRIVSSTQFARLVKLLEEDKVSDKIVLGGQTDENQLKIAPTILLDIPEDTQIMNEEIFGPLLPIVTVEKIEGSFDVINSRPKPLAVYVFTNNEQLKKSFVENISSGGMLINDTVLHVAVAGLPFGGVGESGMGSYHGKFSFDGFSHKKSVLYRSFSGDSTLRYPPYTPEKQKLLKAVISGNIFRIIMALMGW, encoded by the exons ATGAAAGGCCTCTGCATTGAGCTTCTTCACAACTCCAG ATTAGTGGGTACTGGAAGCGCCAGAGCTTTCTCTTACCGGTTTCAGAGAAAGAACCATCAGGCCTTCTTGTCTTTCCCAAAACTTGTAGTCTCTTCGGCCTCCTT CTCTCAAAAATGTTTCGCAACTGTGGCGCCTGTGGTAGCCGAGGTGGAAGAAAAGGAAACATTCGATTCAGAGACAGCTGGCTTGCTAGTGAAGGAGCTCCGAAAGAGTTTCAATTCGGGAAGGACAAAGAGCTATGAGTGGAGAATGTTACAGTTGAGCAATATTGCAAGGATGCTTGATGAGAAAGAGAAGGACATTATTGAAGCTCTTTACAAGGACCTCTCAAAGCCCGAGCTTGAAGCATTTATATCCGAG ATTTCTACAGCAAAATCATCATGTAAGGAGGCATTGGAAGGATTGAAGCAGTGGATGGTTCCACAAAAG GtcaaaacttcaatttcaaCATATCCATCATCAGCAGAAATTGTGTCAGAGCCTCTAGGGGTTGTGTTGGTCATCTCAACATGGAACTTTCCTTTCT TGTTATCAATTGATCCAATTATTGGAGCTATTTCAGCAGGAAATGCAGTTGTACTAAAACCTTCCGAAATAGCTCCAGCTACATCTTCACTTCTTGTACAATTAGTAGAGGAGTATTTAGACAGTTCTGCtgtaaaagttgtagagggtgCCATCCCAGAAACTACTGCACTATTAGAGCAGAGATGGGATAAGATACTGTATACAG GTAGTGCTAAAGTAGGGCGTATTGTGATGGCTGCTGCTGCAAAACACCTTACACCTGTGATTCTAGAACTGGGTGGAAAATCCCCAGCTGTTGTTGACTCAGATGTTGACTTACAG GTTGCTGTTAGGAGGATAATAGCAGGGAAGTGGGCATGTAACAATGGACAAGCTTGCATTGGTGTTGATTACATTATCACTACAAAAGACTTCGCTCCAAAGTTG ATAGAAGCTCTAAAAAATGAACTGGAGCAATTTTTTGGGAAAGATCCCATGAACTCAAGAGATATATCTCGCATTGTCAGCTCTACCCAATTTGCACGTTTGGTAAAGCTCTTGGAAGAGGACAAAGTCTCTGATAAAATTGTCCTTGGAGGTCAAACGGATGAGAACCAATT AAAAATAGCTCCAACTATCTTGCTGGATATTCCAGAAGACACTCAGATTATGAATGAGGAGATATTTGGGCCATTATTGCCTATTGTCACT GTTGAGAAGATTGAAGGCAGTTTTGATGTGATAAACTCGAGGCCAAAACCTCTTGCTGTGTACGTTTTCACGAACAATGAGCAGCTGAAGAAGAGCTTTGTGGAAAATATATCGTCAGGGGGGATGCTCATCAACGATACAGTCCTACAT GTTGCTGTTGCCGGTTTACCTTTCGGAGGTGTCGGGGAGAGTGGAATGGGTTCATACCATGGTAAATTCTCGTTTGATGGCTTTAGCCACAAGAAGTCAGTTCTGTACAGAAGTTTCAGTGGAGATTCTACTCTGAGGTACCCACCATACACACCTGAAAAGCAAAAATTACTTAAGGCTGTCATCAGTGGCAACATATTTAGAATTATCATGGCTTTGATGGGATGGTGA
- the LOC112187009 gene encoding aldehyde dehydrogenase family 3 member H1 isoform X1: MGFVLPTHLKTDLSSRLVGTGSARAFSYRFQRKNHQAFLSFPKLVVSSASFSQKCFATVAPVVAEVEEKETFDSETAGLLVKELRKSFNSGRTKSYEWRMLQLSNIARMLDEKEKDIIEALYKDLSKPELEAFISEISTAKSSCKEALEGLKQWMVPQKVKTSISTYPSSAEIVSEPLGVVLVISTWNFPFLLSIDPIIGAISAGNAVVLKPSEIAPATSSLLVQLVEEYLDSSAVKVVEGAIPETTALLEQRWDKILYTGSAKVGRIVMAAAAKHLTPVILELGGKSPAVVDSDVDLQVAVRRIIAGKWACNNGQACIGVDYIITTKDFAPKLIEALKNELEQFFGKDPMNSRDISRIVSSTQFARLVKLLEEDKVSDKIVLGGQTDENQLKIAPTILLDIPEDTQIMNEEIFGPLLPIVTVEKIEGSFDVINSRPKPLAVYVFTNNEQLKKSFVENISSGGMLINDTVLHVAVAGLPFGGVGESGMGSYHGKFSFDGFSHKKSVLYRSFSGDSTLRYPPYTPEKQKLLKAVISGNIFRIIMALMGW; the protein is encoded by the exons ATGGGTTTCGTTCTCCCCACCCACCTAAAAACTGATCTTTCTTCAAG ATTAGTGGGTACTGGAAGCGCCAGAGCTTTCTCTTACCGGTTTCAGAGAAAGAACCATCAGGCCTTCTTGTCTTTCCCAAAACTTGTAGTCTCTTCGGCCTCCTT CTCTCAAAAATGTTTCGCAACTGTGGCGCCTGTGGTAGCCGAGGTGGAAGAAAAGGAAACATTCGATTCAGAGACAGCTGGCTTGCTAGTGAAGGAGCTCCGAAAGAGTTTCAATTCGGGAAGGACAAAGAGCTATGAGTGGAGAATGTTACAGTTGAGCAATATTGCAAGGATGCTTGATGAGAAAGAGAAGGACATTATTGAAGCTCTTTACAAGGACCTCTCAAAGCCCGAGCTTGAAGCATTTATATCCGAG ATTTCTACAGCAAAATCATCATGTAAGGAGGCATTGGAAGGATTGAAGCAGTGGATGGTTCCACAAAAG GtcaaaacttcaatttcaaCATATCCATCATCAGCAGAAATTGTGTCAGAGCCTCTAGGGGTTGTGTTGGTCATCTCAACATGGAACTTTCCTTTCT TGTTATCAATTGATCCAATTATTGGAGCTATTTCAGCAGGAAATGCAGTTGTACTAAAACCTTCCGAAATAGCTCCAGCTACATCTTCACTTCTTGTACAATTAGTAGAGGAGTATTTAGACAGTTCTGCtgtaaaagttgtagagggtgCCATCCCAGAAACTACTGCACTATTAGAGCAGAGATGGGATAAGATACTGTATACAG GTAGTGCTAAAGTAGGGCGTATTGTGATGGCTGCTGCTGCAAAACACCTTACACCTGTGATTCTAGAACTGGGTGGAAAATCCCCAGCTGTTGTTGACTCAGATGTTGACTTACAG GTTGCTGTTAGGAGGATAATAGCAGGGAAGTGGGCATGTAACAATGGACAAGCTTGCATTGGTGTTGATTACATTATCACTACAAAAGACTTCGCTCCAAAGTTG ATAGAAGCTCTAAAAAATGAACTGGAGCAATTTTTTGGGAAAGATCCCATGAACTCAAGAGATATATCTCGCATTGTCAGCTCTACCCAATTTGCACGTTTGGTAAAGCTCTTGGAAGAGGACAAAGTCTCTGATAAAATTGTCCTTGGAGGTCAAACGGATGAGAACCAATT AAAAATAGCTCCAACTATCTTGCTGGATATTCCAGAAGACACTCAGATTATGAATGAGGAGATATTTGGGCCATTATTGCCTATTGTCACT GTTGAGAAGATTGAAGGCAGTTTTGATGTGATAAACTCGAGGCCAAAACCTCTTGCTGTGTACGTTTTCACGAACAATGAGCAGCTGAAGAAGAGCTTTGTGGAAAATATATCGTCAGGGGGGATGCTCATCAACGATACAGTCCTACAT GTTGCTGTTGCCGGTTTACCTTTCGGAGGTGTCGGGGAGAGTGGAATGGGTTCATACCATGGTAAATTCTCGTTTGATGGCTTTAGCCACAAGAAGTCAGTTCTGTACAGAAGTTTCAGTGGAGATTCTACTCTGAGGTACCCACCATACACACCTGAAAAGCAAAAATTACTTAAGGCTGTCATCAGTGGCAACATATTTAGAATTATCATGGCTTTGATGGGATGGTGA
- the LOC112188179 gene encoding SAGA-associated factor 29 homolog A → MSTPDIAGILDKSKELDQLRKEQEEVLVEINKLHRKLQTTPEVVEKPGDSSLSKLKNLYAHAKELSENEVTVSNSLLVQLDALWPSGPQGQPRRRIEGEPKRKRMKSDSEIPRISPTLRNQLEACASLKGEQVAARVTPEDADKDEWFVVKVIHFDKDAREFEVLDEEPGDDEEGSGQRKYKLPMSAIIPFPKRNEPPPTLDFPTGRHVLAVYPGTTALYKATVVNGHRKRKTDDYLLEFDDDEEDGSLPQRSVPFHKVVALPDGHRQ, encoded by the exons ATGTCGACACCGGATATTGCAGGAATACTGGACAAGTCGAAAGAGCTTGATCAGTTGAGGAAAGAGCAAGAAGAAGTGCTCGTTGAGATCAACAAGCTGCATAGGAAGCTCCAAACCA CTCCTGAAGTAGTTGAGAAGCCTGGAGATAGTTCATTGTCGAAGCTGAAGAATTTATATGCTCATGCGAAAGAGCTTTCAGAAAATGAAGTGAC TGTTTCAAATTCGTTGTTGGTTCAACTTGATGCTCTATGGCCTTCTGGACCTCAAGGGCAGCCACGAAGAAGGATAG AAGGTGAGCCGAAAAGGAAGAGAATGAAGAGTGACTCTGAGATTCCAAGGATTTCCCCTACCCTCCGAAATCAACTTGAGGCCTGTGCCAGTCTAAAAGGTGAACAG GTAGCAGCTAGGGTCACTCCAGAAGATGCTGATAAGGACGAGTGGTTTGTTGTAAAAGTGATCCATTTTGACAAGGACGCAAGAGA ATTTGAAGTACTAGATGAGGAGCctggtgatgatgaagaaggcAGTGGCCAAAG AAAGTACAAGTTGCCTATGTCAGCTATTATTCCTTTCCCCAAGAGAAATGAACCCCCCCCTACCCTAGATTTTCCTACTGGAAGACATGTTTTGGCAGTTTATCCAGGAACAACTGCACTATACAAGGCAACTGTGGTTAATGGTCATCGTAAG AGGAAGACGGATGA TTATTTATTGGAATTTGATGATGACGAGGAAGATGGGTCTTTGCCTCAGAGGTCAGTGCCCTTCCATAAGGTTGTTGCCCTGCCAGATGGACATCGCCAGTGA